A window of Aeromicrobium duanguangcaii genomic DNA:
TGGCGCAGACCGACGTGCTCGGTCGTTCGAAGCAGGAGGCCCGCGACCGCGCGCTCGAGTTGCTCGAGCGCGTCGGACTCGCGGACAAGGCGCGGGCCTATCCCGACAACCTGTCCGGCGGCCAGCAGCAGCGCGTGGCCATCGCGCGGGCCCTCGCGATGGACCCCGAGGTCATGCTCTTCGACGAGCCGACGTCCGCGCTCGACCCCGAGCTCGTGGGCGAGGTCCTGCAGGTGATGCGGACCCTGGCCGACGACGGGATGACGATGGTCGTCGTCACGCACGAGATGCGCTTCGCGCGGAAGGCGGCGGACCGCGTCGTGCTGATGGCGGACCGGGGCATCGCGGAGGCGGGTACTCCCGAGCAGGTCCTGGAGCACCCGACCAGCGAGCGCGGGCGCGCCTTCCTGGCCGAGCTCAGCGAGGACTGACCGGCTCAGGGACGGACAGCCCGGGCCTCCGCCGGATGCCCGGGCTCGAGGTCCTCGGCGTCGGACACGCGCAGGGGAGTGAACCGCCCGCCGGAGTGGGCCGAGACGACGCGCGTGGTCATGCAGACGTGGTCGCCGCCGTCGTCGAGGGCGGCGATCCGCTCCAGCACGATCCGGTTCGGGCACGCGTCCAGCAGCGGCACGCCGGTCTCGTCGGTGTCGACGGCCAGGTTCGCGAACTTGTCGGTCTCGGCGCTGCACTGCGTGCCGAAGATCTCGGCCAGCTCGAGGTCGTCCTCGGTCAGGAAGTGGACGGCGAAGTGCGTCGCGCGCAGTGCCATCCGGTACGTGTGGTTGGCCTTGGACAGCCAGACGCAGTAGTGCGCGGAGTCGATGCTGGACTGGGCGTGGAACCCCACGAGGCAGCCCGCACGCTCGCCCTCGGCCGCGGTGGTCACCACGACCAGGGGAGCGTCGATCGACGTCATCACGGCCTCGAACGCGTCGTCATTCACCCAGTCACCCTATGGCGATCGCGCCGGCCTCGCAGGGGTGCGCGCCTCGGGGATCGCGGGGTACGGTGTGGGCAAGGAAGGGGAGTACCCCATCACCGCGTCGTCGCCATCTCGGCTCACGCCCGGCGCGCGGAGCCGTTCACGGCTGGGAAGACCTTCATCGTGATTGATCCGATGGAGGCGAGTCATGAGTTCGACGATCCCTGAAATGCCCTCGCGACAGGCGGTGACGCCCGACGAGGGCCTGCTCCTGCTGGAAATCCTCGCGGTGTTCGGCGTCATCGTGTGGGTGGCGGCACTGGCCTGGATGGCCACCAGCGACGTGGTGCGGTACCGCGCCCACCACCACACGCATGCCTTCCGGCGGGCCGTGCACCGCATGCGCCGGGGTGGCCATGAGTGAGATCGGCCTGACGACGTGGGTGGTCACCGTCGGCCTGATCATGGTGCTCCTGGCGGTCGACCTGACACTGGCGTGGGTGAAGCCGCACCACGTGGGCTTCCGCGAGGCCGCCGCCTGGTCGGTCTTCTACATCGCGCTGGCGCTCGCGTTCGGCGTGTGGTTCACGTGGGCGTACGGCGGTGAGCGCGGCACCGAGTACTTCGCCGGCTACCTGGTCGAGAAGAGCCTCTCGGTGGACAACCTGTTCGTGTTCGTCGTCATCATGGCGACCTTCGCGGTGCCGGACCACCACCAGCACAAGGTCCTCACCTTCGGGATCGTCCTGGCGCTCGTCATGCGCGCGATCTTCATCGCGCTCGGGGCGGCGCTGATCTCGGCGTTCTCGTTCATGTTCCTGCTGTTCGGGCTGCTGCTGATCTACACGGCGGTGCAGATGCACCGCCACCGTGGCCAGGACCCCGATGTCGAGAACAACGCGGTGGTGAAGGCGGCGCGGCGCCTGTTGCCGGTCACCGACACCTTCGTCGACGGCAAGATCCTCACGCGCTCGAACGGACGCCTGATGGTCACGCCGATGCTGATCGTGCTGCTGGCGATCGGCAGCGTGGACCTGCTGTTCGCGCTGGACTCGATCCCGGCGGTGTTCGGCGTGACGCAGGAGCCGTACATCGTGTTCGTGGCGAACGCGTTCGCGCTGCTGGGCCTGCGGGCGTTGTTCTTCCTGGTGCGCGGGCTGCTCGACCGGCTGGTCTACCTGTCCGCGGGACTGGCGATCGTGCTGGCGTTCATCGGGCTGAAGCTGATCCTGCACTGGGCGCACGAGGACATCTCGACCGCGGTGCCCGAGATCCCGACGATGCTCAGCCTGGGTGTCATCGCCGTCGTGTTGGTGACGGTGACGGTCGCCAGCCTGCGCAAGACCCGGCAGGGCCAGGCGCAGGAGGAGTCGGCGTCGGCTCCGTGACGGCGCCGACTCCTCCGGTGGGCGGATGAACGAGGAGCT
This region includes:
- a CDS encoding amino acid ABC transporter ATP-binding protein translates to MTIHETSTWGAPEAGRPLVEMRDVVKKFGQTTVLDGVDLTVHAGEVVVLIGPSGAGKSTLLRCINGLERINSGTITVGGQQLSYDEKSLNRVRSRIGMVFQSFNLFPHMKVIDNLTMAQTDVLGRSKQEARDRALELLERVGLADKARAYPDNLSGGQQQRVAIARALAMDPEVMLFDEPTSALDPELVGEVLQVMRTLADDGMTMVVVTHEMRFARKAADRVVLMADRGIAEAGTPEQVLEHPTSERGRAFLAELSED
- a CDS encoding flavin reductase family protein; this translates as MNDDAFEAVMTSIDAPLVVVTTAAEGERAGCLVGFHAQSSIDSAHYCVWLSKANHTYRMALRATHFAVHFLTEDDLELAEIFGTQCSAETDKFANLAVDTDETGVPLLDACPNRIVLERIAALDDGGDHVCMTTRVVSAHSGGRFTPLRVSDAEDLEPGHPAEARAVRP
- a CDS encoding TerC/Alx family metal homeostasis membrane protein, with translation MSEIGLTTWVVTVGLIMVLLAVDLTLAWVKPHHVGFREAAAWSVFYIALALAFGVWFTWAYGGERGTEYFAGYLVEKSLSVDNLFVFVVIMATFAVPDHHQHKVLTFGIVLALVMRAIFIALGAALISAFSFMFLLFGLLLIYTAVQMHRHRGQDPDVENNAVVKAARRLLPVTDTFVDGKILTRSNGRLMVTPMLIVLLAIGSVDLLFALDSIPAVFGVTQEPYIVFVANAFALLGLRALFFLVRGLLDRLVYLSAGLAIVLAFIGLKLILHWAHEDISTAVPEIPTMLSLGVIAVVLVTVTVASLRKTRQGQAQEESASAP